Proteins from one Parasteatoda tepidariorum isolate YZ-2023 chromosome 4, CAS_Ptep_4.0, whole genome shotgun sequence genomic window:
- the LOC107437890 gene encoding zinc finger protein 501-like encodes MDSCNTDKQVFARKSYLTRDYRDLSGKRFVCNVCGKPFTTRSNLKQHYLIHTGEKRYSCNKCDKTFRSKSNLKQHYAIHTGENYLCSVCDKSFTSGYYLKQHSLIHTEEKSYSCSVCDKTFLHKCSLIQHRFVHTGEKPYSCSVCNKRFTKKARLSQHNNIHTGEKPYSCNICNKTFMQKEYLNKHSRVHMQAKQYSCDVCNKSFRTSCNLNRHILTHTGEKPFLCDLCDKSFARKEYLTKHYRIHLEDKPHSEEETFCTVSDKSFKIESDLNKQHLDYSGEES; translated from the coding sequence ATGGATTCGTGTAATACGGATAAACAAGTTTTCGcaagaaaatcttatttaacTAGAGATTATCGTGATCTATCAGGAAAACGTTTTGTGTGCAACGTATGTGGTAAACCTTTCACAACGAGATCTAATTTAAAACAGCACTATCTTATTCACACTGGAGAGAAGCGTTATTCTTgtaataaatgtgataaaacttTCAGAtcaaaatcgaatttaaaacaACACTATGCTATTCATACTGGAGAGAATTATTTATGTAGTGTGTGTGATAAATCTTTCACATCaggatattatttaaaacaacacAGTCTAATTCATACTGAAGAGAAGTCTTATTCATGTAGTGTATGTGATAAAACTTTCCTACACAAATGTAGTTTAATCCAACATCGGTTTGTTCATACTGGGGAAAAGCCTTATTCATGCAGTGTGTGTAATAAAAGATTCACTAAAAAAGCTCGGTTAAGCCAACACAATAatattcatactggtgagaagccttattcttgcaatatttgtaataaaacttttatgcaaaaggaatatttaaataaacatagcCGTGTTCATATGCAGGCGAAGCAATATTCATGTGATGTGTGTAATAAATCTTTTAGAACGAGTTGTAATTTGAATCGACACATTCTAACTCATACTGGAGAGAAGCCCTTTTTATGTGATTTGTGTGATAAATCTTTTGCGCGAAAAGAGTATTTAACCAAGCATTATCGTATTCATTTGGAAGATAAGCCTCATTCTGAAGAGGAGACGTTTTGTACTGTTTCtgataaatctttcaaaatagaatCAGACTTAAATAAACAACATCTAGATTATTCTGGTGAGGAATCTTAA
- the LOC139425426 gene encoding uncharacterized protein, with protein sequence MKRILLKATKSNLLNFEELTTLVVQIESILNSRPLSPMSSDPNDLQPLTPGHFIVGAPIMSFPEHHTAPDSFSLSSRWSLIQGLKDSVWNRWSHEYLSQLQTRSKWTCQQENLKVDQLVLLKDPSKTAMQWNLARIVKTYPGEDNLVRVVDVKTARGTFRRAISNILPLPDDVGLTSNGGRDVPVK encoded by the coding sequence ATGAAGAGAATACTCTTGAAAGCCACAAAATCTAACttactaaattttgaagaattgaCTACGCTCGTAGTGCAGATCGAAAGTATTCTCAACTCACGCCCACTTTCGCCCATGTCATCAGACCCTAACGATCTGCAGCCGTTGACACCAGGACACTTTATAGTTGGAGCTCCGATTATGTCATTTCCTGAACATCATACTGCTCCAgattctttttctctttcttctaGGTGGAGCCTGATTCAAGGTCTGAAAGACAGCGTTTGGAATAGATGGAGCCATGAATACCTGAGTCAACTACAAACACGTTCGAAATGGACTTGTCAACAAGAAAATCTGAAAGTTGATCAACTAGTCCTTCTTAAAGATCCTAGTAAGACAGCAATGCAGTGGAATCTGGCTAGAATTGTGAAAACTTATCCTGGAGAAGACAATCTTGTCAGAGTGGTTGACGTCAAAACAGCTAGAGGAACTTTTCGCCGAGCCATCTCTAACATACTTCCACTACCGGATGATGTTGGACTAACATCCAACGGGGGGCGGGATGTTCCCGTCAAGTAA